One region of Dryobates pubescens isolate bDryPub1 chromosome 20, bDryPub1.pri, whole genome shotgun sequence genomic DNA includes:
- the LOC104297973 gene encoding uncharacterized protein LOC104297973 isoform X1, protein MRRAMARAAVGDDDYGEDPTVNELQHLAAGILGMEEALFVPTATMANLIAALLSALPGKQVAGVHSQALPDLPDGTFDLDYLELAICEAQGSRYHPRPKLVCLENTHSSAGGRALPLAYLQQVRGLADRYGLRVHMDGARLMNAAVAQGVKPARIAQHCDSVSLCFSKGLGAPAGAVLAGGKAFIAEAWRVRKLLGGGMRQAGMLAAAARLGLERAEVTLRRDHDNARRFAEGIQELNLPLLSVSLAAVETNIVMVSITGAWPSPAEFCQHLKAVSEEELAETSQAVSVLMFPWSVHTLRAVWHRDISAHDTELARNKLEFVARKCQEKLAMGLHPSPRRGGA, encoded by the exons ATGCGCCGCGCCATGGCCCGTGCGGCCGTGGGCGACGACGACTACGGGGAGGACCCGACGGTCAACG agctgcagcacctggcCGCAGGGAtcctggggatggaggaggctctttttgtgcccactgccacgATGGCCAATCTCATTGCTG ctctgctctctgccctgcctgggaaGCAGGTCGCTGGGGTCCACTCCCAGGCGCTGCCAGACCTGCCTGACGGCACCTTTGACCTGGACTATCTGGAGCTGGCCATCTGCGAGGCCCAGGGCAGCCGGTACCACCCACGCCCCAAACTTGTCTGCCTGGAGaacacacacagctctgccGGGGGCCGGGCGCTGCCCCTTGCCTACCTCCAGCAG gtACGGGGCCTTGCTGACCGCTACGGGCTGCGGGTGCACATGGACGGAGCACGGCTGATGAATGCAGCGGTGGCTCAGGGTGTGAAGCCAGCTCGAATTGCCCAGCACTGTGACTCCGTGTCCCTGTGCTTCTCCAAG GGCCTGGGTGCCCCAGCCGGTGCGGTGCTGGCTGGAGGCAAAGCGTTCATCGCTGAGGCCTGGCGTGTGCGGAAGCTGCTGGGCGGGGGCATGCGGCAGGCTGgcatgctggcagctgctgcccgcCTCGGGCTGGAGCGGGCAGAGGTGACGCTGCGCAGAGACCACGACAACGCCCGGCGCTTTGCTGAAG GCATCCAGGAGCTGAACTTGCCCCTCTTGTCGGTCAGCCTCGCAGCAGTGGAGACAAACATCGTGATGGTCAGCATCACAGGGGCTTGGCCGTCCCCTGCAGAgttctgccagcacctgaaggcagTGAGTGAGGAGGAGTTGGCTGAGACCAGCCAGGCTGTCAGTGTCCTGATGTTCCCCTGGTCAGTGCACACCCTGCGTGCTGTCTGGCACCGTGACATCTCGGCCCACGACACAGAGCTTGCAAGGAACAAGCTGGAATTTGTTGCCAGGAAGTGCCAGGAGAAGCTGGCCATGGGCCTGCACCCCTCTCCGAGAAGAGGGGGAGCCTGA
- the LOC104297973 gene encoding uncharacterized protein LOC104297973 isoform X2, translated as MFLGQDSHLHLYEHGGAAQQVAGVHSQALPDLPDGTFDLDYLELAICEAQGSRYHPRPKLVCLENTHSSAGGRALPLAYLQQVRGLADRYGLRVHMDGARLMNAAVAQGVKPARIAQHCDSVSLCFSKGLGAPAGAVLAGGKAFIAEAWRVRKLLGGGMRQAGMLAAAARLGLERAEVTLRRDHDNARRFAEGIQELNLPLLSVSLAAVETNIVMVSITGAWPSPAEFCQHLKAVSEEELAETSQAVSVLMFPWSVHTLRAVWHRDISAHDTELARNKLEFVARKCQEKLAMGLHPSPRRGGA; from the exons ATGTTCCTGGGCCAGGACAGCCACCTGCACCTCTATGAGCATGGTGGGGCTGCACAG CAGGTCGCTGGGGTCCACTCCCAGGCGCTGCCAGACCTGCCTGACGGCACCTTTGACCTGGACTATCTGGAGCTGGCCATCTGCGAGGCCCAGGGCAGCCGGTACCACCCACGCCCCAAACTTGTCTGCCTGGAGaacacacacagctctgccGGGGGCCGGGCGCTGCCCCTTGCCTACCTCCAGCAG gtACGGGGCCTTGCTGACCGCTACGGGCTGCGGGTGCACATGGACGGAGCACGGCTGATGAATGCAGCGGTGGCTCAGGGTGTGAAGCCAGCTCGAATTGCCCAGCACTGTGACTCCGTGTCCCTGTGCTTCTCCAAG GGCCTGGGTGCCCCAGCCGGTGCGGTGCTGGCTGGAGGCAAAGCGTTCATCGCTGAGGCCTGGCGTGTGCGGAAGCTGCTGGGCGGGGGCATGCGGCAGGCTGgcatgctggcagctgctgcccgcCTCGGGCTGGAGCGGGCAGAGGTGACGCTGCGCAGAGACCACGACAACGCCCGGCGCTTTGCTGAAG GCATCCAGGAGCTGAACTTGCCCCTCTTGTCGGTCAGCCTCGCAGCAGTGGAGACAAACATCGTGATGGTCAGCATCACAGGGGCTTGGCCGTCCCCTGCAGAgttctgccagcacctgaaggcagTGAGTGAGGAGGAGTTGGCTGAGACCAGCCAGGCTGTCAGTGTCCTGATGTTCCCCTGGTCAGTGCACACCCTGCGTGCTGTCTGGCACCGTGACATCTCGGCCCACGACACAGAGCTTGCAAGGAACAAGCTGGAATTTGTTGCCAGGAAGTGCCAGGAGAAGCTGGCCATGGGCCTGCACCCCTCTCCGAGAAGAGGGGGAGCCTGA